In the genome of Brassica napus cultivar Da-Ae unplaced genomic scaffold, Da-Ae ScsIHWf_1261;HRSCAF=1798, whole genome shotgun sequence, one region contains:
- the LOC125596661 gene encoding agamous-like MADS-box protein AGL93 — MDSLSSSTSTRMKNNNKPLVRAFHLCDNDICVIHYDREGNLVNTYPEDQCQVKHIVERYRNLRDGEKIKKKPIFHSSITRNSLTRRGDLLRTQRNAKGSLRKLESSRVPWNKVTDSKRQGSSLTNLLMSGDASGSSNDRSKFSIFLFNHETATFTPLPNSVSSSFDQGLTPCSNNLITASHGAQGFNFGCSNNLNTQALTLVQQQSLYMTEHFGECTSTSFISSQTPHWNPS; from the exons ctacttcgaCAAGGATGAAGAACAACAACAAGCCTCT CGTTAGAGCTTTCCATCTCTGCGACAACGATATTTGTGTGATACATTACGACCGTGAAGGAAACCTCGTCAACACTTACCCTGAAGATCAGTGCCAAGTTAAACACATTGTCGAGAGGTATAGGAATTTGAGGGACGgagaaaaaatcaagaaaaaaccAATCTTTCACAGTTCTATAACAAGAAACTCGTTGACGAGAAGAGGAGATCTCTTACGGACGCAGAGGAACGCAAAAGGTTCACTAAGAAAGTTGGAGAGTTCAAGAGTTCCTTGGAACAAAGTTACAGATAGTAAAAGACAGG GATCATCATTAACGAATCTTCTCATGAGTGGTGATGCGTCCGGTTCCTCCAATGATCGGAGTAAATTCTCAATTTTTCTGTTTAACCATGAAACCGCTACGTTTACTCCACTTCCCAACTCTGTTTCTTCAAGCTTTGACCAAGGGTTGACTCCGTGTAGCAACAACCTCATTACGGCTTCACATGGGGCACAAGGGTTCAACTTTGGGTGCAGCAACAATCTCAACACACAAGCTTTAACTTTGGTGCAACAACAATCTCTGTACATGACTGAGCACTTTGGTGAATGCACTTCAACCTCGTTTATATCCTCACAGACACCACATTGGAACCCTTCTTGA